The following coding sequences lie in one Capsicum annuum cultivar UCD-10X-F1 chromosome 5, UCD10Xv1.1, whole genome shotgun sequence genomic window:
- the LOC124898980 gene encoding glutamate dehydrogenase A isoform X2: MVQILVGSSLSCSTRCEPLFTNFNGKITLAICACRVDLDEVNALAQLMTWKTAVVDIPYGGAKGGIGCIPKELSVSELERLTRVFTQKIHDLIGINTDVPAPDMGTNAQTMAWILDEYSKFHGHSPAVVTGKPVDLGGSLGREAATGRGVVYAAEAFLAEQGKQIKDLTFAIQGFGNVGSWAARLIHEMGGKVVAVSDITGAVKNQNGLDIPSLLSHKEATGKLIDFSGADVMSSDELLTHECDVLIPCALGGVLNKENADYVKAKFIVEAANHPTDPEADEILSKKGVLIVPDIYANAGGVTVSYFEWVQNIQGFMWDEEKVNKELKKYMTKAFHNLKNMCQTHNCNLRMGAFTLGVNRVARATQLRGWEA, translated from the exons ATGGTCCAAATACTAGTAGGTTCGAGTCTGAGCTGCAGCACTAGGTGTGAACCTTTATTCACCAACTTCAATGGGAAGATTACCTTGGCTATCTGTGCTTGCAGG GTTGATCTTGATGAGGTGAACGCCCTTGCTCAACTAATGACTTGGAAGACTGCTGTAGTAGATATTCCATACGGGGGAGCAAAGGGTGGGATTGGCTGCATACCAAAGGAGTTAAGTGTGAGCGAACTGGAGCGCCTTACGCGTGTTTTCACGCAGAAAATTCATGACCTTATCGGAATTAATACTGATGTCCCGGCGCCTGATATGGGCACCAACGCTCAG ACCATGGCTTGGATTTTGGATGAGTACTCAAAATTTCATGGTCACTCTCCTGCAGTTGTGACCGGGAAACCAGTT GATCTTGGCGGTTCATTGGGTAGGGAAGCTGCAACTGGGCGTGGTGTCGTTTATGCTGCAGAAGCTTTTCTTGCTGAGCAGGGGAAGCAGATTAAGGATTTGACTTTTGCAATTCAG GGGTTCGGGAACGTAGGATCATGGGCAGCAAGGCTTATTCACGAGATGGGTGGCAAAGTAGTTGCAGTTAGTGATATAACTGGAGCAGTCAAGAATCAGAATGGTCTTGATATACCATCTTTGCTTAGTCACAAAGAAGCAACAGGGAAGCTAATTGATTTCAGCGGTGCTGACGTAATGAGTTCAGATGAACTGCTTACGCACGAATGTGATGTTCTTATACCCTGCGCCCTGGGAGGAGTTTTGAACAA AGAAAATGCTGATTACGTGAAGGCCAAGTTCATCGTAGAAGCAGCAAATCATCCAACTGATCCAGAAGCTGATGAG ATTCTCTCTAAGAAAGGTGTTTTAATAGTTCCCGACATATATGCCAACGCCGGAGGTGTAACCGTTAGTTATTTTGAGTGGGTTCag AACATTCAAGGTTTTATGTGGGATGAAGAGAAGGTTAACAAGGAGCTGAAGAAATACATGACAAAAGCCTTCCATAATCTGAAGAACATGTGTCAAACACATAATTGCAATCTTCGAATGGGCGCCTTCACATTGGGGGTGAATCGCGTTGCACGTGCTACACAACTGAGAGGTTGGGAGGCGTAA
- the LOC124898981 gene encoding putative glycine-rich cell wall structural protein 1, which yields MIVQNNTFHFSLLIIFLISPHYLAFNNGGGDEREMTSLETFSSPSGSGSGAAHGPNWNYNWGWGSSPGGGWGYGSGSGRSPNGLGRGWGFDFGSGSTESGTGYGFSAGSGGGGGGYGAGSGNGGSLRGREMPSPETFSSPSGETGVAHGPNWDYNWGWGSSPRGGWGYGSGSSRSPNGFGRGWGYGFGSGSGSSTGNGYGSDGHGDSGGDDGRSAGYSSDPTPSISNERDHCG from the coding sequence ATGATAGTGCAAAATAACACTTTTCATTTCagtcttttgatcattttcttgaTCTCACCTCATTATCTAGCCTTCAACAACGGTGGTGGAGACGAAAGGGAGATGACCTCATTGGAAACATTCTCATCCCCTAGTGGTAGTGGAAGTGGTGCAGCACATGGACCTAATTGGAATTACAACTGGGGTTGGGGTTCTAGCCCTGGAGGAGGATGGGGTTATGGCTCTGGCTCAGGTAGGTCTCCTAATGGGTTAGGTCGAGGTTGGGGTTTTGATTTTGGGTCTGGGAGTACAGAGTCTGGTACTGGTTATGGCTTTAGTgctggtagtggtggtggtggtggtggttatgGAGCTGGAAGTGGTAATGGTGGTAGCTTAAGAGGAAGAGAGATGCCTTCGCCAGAAACATTTTCATCCCCTAGTGGAGAAACTGGTGTAGCTCATGGACCTAACTGGGATTATAACTGGGGTTGGGGTTCTAGCCCCAGAGGAGGATGGGGTTATGGTTCTGGCTCAAGTAGGTCTCCTAATGGATTTGGTCGAGGTTGGGGGTATGGTTTTGGGTCTGGGAGCGGGTCTAGTACTGGCAATGGATATGGTTCTGATGGTCATGGTGAtagtggtggtgatgatggtCGCTCAGCTGGCTATAGTAGCGACCCCACGCCATCAATTTCAAATGAGAGAGATCATTGTGGCTAA
- the LOC124898982 gene encoding uncharacterized protein LOC124898982: MHRSSSTNRFSDDYSTSYYSSSSISSQKVPPALRTLSLEANGLLPIYEPLSDIAKKEKSHAKFAANAVHIIPLVLLLCVFILWFVSNPDVDAPLKGEIIATTIEGLPLEGDLDPDGTEITNLPLDLSDVDLIKQGQSLQKSYIEK, encoded by the exons atgcATAGATCATCAAGCACAAATCGATTCTCAGACGATTATTCCACGAGTtattattcatcatcttctatttCATCACAAAAAGTGCCTCCAGCACTAAGAACATTGTCTTTAGAAGCCAATGGATTATTACCAATATATGAACCTCTCTCTGATATTGCTAAAAAGGAAAAATCTCATGCCAAATTTGCAGCAAATGCTGTTCATATTATACCACTTGTCTTATTATTATGTGTATTTATCTTATGGTTTGTGTCTAATCCAG ACGTTGATGCACCATTAAAAGGGGAAATTATTGCTACAACAATAGAAGGATTGCCACTTGAAGGAGATCTCGACCCTGATGGCACAGAAATTACTAATTTACCCCTAGATTTGAGCGATGTCGATTTGATAAAGCAAggtcaaagtctccaaaagtcctatatcgAAAAATAA
- the LOC124898980 gene encoding glutamate dehydrogenase A isoform X1, with the protein MNALVATNRNFRQAARILGLDSKLERSLLIPFREIKVECTIPKDDGTLVSYVGFRVQHDNARGPMKGGIRYHPEVDLDEVNALAQLMTWKTAVVDIPYGGAKGGIGCIPKELSVSELERLTRVFTQKIHDLIGINTDVPAPDMGTNAQTMAWILDEYSKFHGHSPAVVTGKPVDLGGSLGREAATGRGVVYAAEAFLAEQGKQIKDLTFAIQGFGNVGSWAARLIHEMGGKVVAVSDITGAVKNQNGLDIPSLLSHKEATGKLIDFSGADVMSSDELLTHECDVLIPCALGGVLNKENADYVKAKFIVEAANHPTDPEADEILSKKGVLIVPDIYANAGGVTVSYFEWVQNIQGFMWDEEKVNKELKKYMTKAFHNLKNMCQTHNCNLRMGAFTLGVNRVARATQLRGWEA; encoded by the exons ATGAATGCACTTGTAGCTACAAACAGGAACTTTCGTCAAGCTGCTAGAATTCTTGGTTTGGACTCCAAACTTGAAAGGAGTCTTTTGATCCCTTTCAGAGAAATTAAG GTAGAATGCACAATTCCCAAGGATGACGGGACGTTGGTTTCCTATGTTGGATTTAGAGTCCAACATGATAATGCTCGCGGACCCATGAAAGGAGGAATCAGATACCATCCTGAG GTTGATCTTGATGAGGTGAACGCCCTTGCTCAACTAATGACTTGGAAGACTGCTGTAGTAGATATTCCATACGGGGGAGCAAAGGGTGGGATTGGCTGCATACCAAAGGAGTTAAGTGTGAGCGAACTGGAGCGCCTTACGCGTGTTTTCACGCAGAAAATTCATGACCTTATCGGAATTAATACTGATGTCCCGGCGCCTGATATGGGCACCAACGCTCAG ACCATGGCTTGGATTTTGGATGAGTACTCAAAATTTCATGGTCACTCTCCTGCAGTTGTGACCGGGAAACCAGTT GATCTTGGCGGTTCATTGGGTAGGGAAGCTGCAACTGGGCGTGGTGTCGTTTATGCTGCAGAAGCTTTTCTTGCTGAGCAGGGGAAGCAGATTAAGGATTTGACTTTTGCAATTCAG GGGTTCGGGAACGTAGGATCATGGGCAGCAAGGCTTATTCACGAGATGGGTGGCAAAGTAGTTGCAGTTAGTGATATAACTGGAGCAGTCAAGAATCAGAATGGTCTTGATATACCATCTTTGCTTAGTCACAAAGAAGCAACAGGGAAGCTAATTGATTTCAGCGGTGCTGACGTAATGAGTTCAGATGAACTGCTTACGCACGAATGTGATGTTCTTATACCCTGCGCCCTGGGAGGAGTTTTGAACAA AGAAAATGCTGATTACGTGAAGGCCAAGTTCATCGTAGAAGCAGCAAATCATCCAACTGATCCAGAAGCTGATGAG ATTCTCTCTAAGAAAGGTGTTTTAATAGTTCCCGACATATATGCCAACGCCGGAGGTGTAACCGTTAGTTATTTTGAGTGGGTTCag AACATTCAAGGTTTTATGTGGGATGAAGAGAAGGTTAACAAGGAGCTGAAGAAATACATGACAAAAGCCTTCCATAATCTGAAGAACATGTGTCAAACACATAATTGCAATCTTCGAATGGGCGCCTTCACATTGGGGGTGAATCGCGTTGCACGTGCTACACAACTGAGAGGTTGGGAGGCGTAA